Below is a genomic region from Medicago truncatula cultivar Jemalong A17 chromosome 3, MtrunA17r5.0-ANR, whole genome shotgun sequence.
TATGTATTATCGCGTTCCAATGTGATTACACCGTGAAAATTAAGAAGCTACAAATTGTAGTAGTTGCTAAATGTGCTGCGGCAACGTGAATGCAAACATAGGCTAAGAAGCTCATGGGAGCTAGAAGCTAATCCAAAATGAACCGTACTCAAAGGCATAATGGCATTAAGCACAATACAAAAGCAGAAGAGTACCTAGCAACAGCAATGACAATAGCACCACATGCTTTTCCAATTTGCACAGCTGCAAGGCCCACACCTCCTGCTGCACCCAAAACTAGCAATACCTACAAACAATTCCACAACCCACTTAATCCCACCAGCAAACAGAACAATACATACATTGGCAAACAACAAGTGAAGTGAAACAACACTAGATCATACCTGACCAGATTTCAACTGAGCTCTATGAACAAGTCCAACATGTGAAGTGCCAAATGCCACAGCAAGTGCTCCAGCAGCAACCAAATCACAGCCCTCCGGTACGCGAAaccttcaaattaaaaaacattacaAACATGATGTGATGCGATGAAATAAAATGCTTTCTTGGATTAACTTTTAGCTCCCAAAAGTGATTCTAAAGATtaagattgatttttttatgtttgggaGTTCACAAtcagaattgattttgtaaccagaattgattctaacttgaatAATTTTTCCTTCCAATGTGATTTTTAGGCTCACAATTATtattgagtagtgatatttgaacatcaagATATATACACCGTATCTAAGACTGTATATATGTTTATCTATATCTCTCGTACTTTTCATCTTCTACAGCTTACAAGCATTTCAACTATACATATAAAAACCAAATGACATCAAAATGTTGATTTCAAAACATCATTTCTCTATTATTTAAcccatttttaactaaaaatcaattctacaaattcaaatcaatgaaaatcaaattttgcaaccacgaaccaaacacacactaaataAACACGAAGAGGAGTAACGGAATCTCACAATTGGGTCTGATCAACAACTAGATATTGAGCATACGATCCAAGAGCAGCAAAGGAACAAACAGGATCCCCAACACGGAAATTGGTAACATTTGAACCAACGGAATCAACGATGCCTGAAAAATCGGATCCAGGAATGAATGGCAAATGAGGTTTCTCCTGGTACTTGCCAAGAATCTGCAAGTAATTAGCGAAATTCAAGCTTGTGGCTTTGATCCTAACTCTAACCGATGTAGGAGAATCCAATTGAGGGATTGGGTGATTCTTGGATATGATTATTGGGCTGTTTTCGTCTTCCACGCTCACCGTTGGGTCACCCAATTTTCTGCACAAAAGCGCTTCCATTTCGACGCGCGTTTTGTTCACTCCGATTCTGTTATGTAATGTAATGAAACTGTGCACTACGTTGGCAAGGAAGTACTTATCTTCTGAACGGTcaactaattttattatttttggataaCTACggtcaatttattttattatatttaattaagggttaattaaggtTTTAGTGCcaataaatattcacagttttgtttttagtccctacaaaataaaatcacactttttagtagagactaaaaacaaaattctgaatatttatagggaccatttattaattaatcctttaattaataatatttttgtttttttagaacaACAATACAATTATACAATGATATCCATTTGTTATAATTGATAGAGGAAACAAAATAATTGaactcaaatgattaatgagttCCACCACtgataaattgtttaaaaaaattgaattcaattcatattgaataattttttgtcagACTTTACTATCATTCAGAGGACTAACGAAATCACGAAGAAAAAACATATCACTATGTGAAATCATCTATATTTAAACTAAAATAggaaaagaagatgatgaagggtcattatagtaaaaaaaattgatccaaaaTTACTTTcacaagaaagaaaataaaagagaaaacctaAAAGAGAAACTAGAGCCAACttgttttgataatttttttatttttatttttagtgtgtcATATTACTTCTATTTAATggaatcatttttttaagaacaatGTGTTAGCATTTtaatgagcttaactcagttgatatggacaatacataatatgtgTAAGGTCCGAGTTCTAATCCcagtcaccacaaaaaaaaaaaaaaaaccatttgttAGCGAGAGTAAGCCTCTTCGACTAAcatatccataaaaaaattgtttgtttgaaaGGTAGAGATAGTAGAGGAGTGTAGAGATTTATTATCTAAGATTACCTTAACATCACCTCAATCTGGGGAATGatgtaatttaaattaaatatccaaccatttgttttttgaaaaatcaaagcCATCTTGATTAGGAATAAGTTGTGTATTGAGAAACGACACATTTTGTCATGTGGTGTAATTTATAGATTTGATATCTCAtggaaagaaattaaaagattgtctttatttaatttggttAGCTTGTATGTGACCAATTTAGAAGCATCGTAGTTATGTGATTTTCGATAATCACGATTATCTATAAGGTTCATTTGTTGAAATTGTTAAACTATTTTTTGTAGGCTTTACTAAGTTTTATGATAAGTAGTCTCACAAAGGCATTCGTTAAggatttaaaatagaaataatttataagttttatgtttgaaaaattacattttaaacttttaatgtaATAAATGCATCATTTTCCcacgttttttttattaaagaatgtTAAACAATTGATATGATCATGGattaaatctaatttttttttgtcagcgGAGCATTCAACCTCTCATATGTTTACGTGTGGTTTTACATGCTAGTTAATCATATTTTTCTGGTTTGACGATGATTTTGTTTAGAGGCCTCTTTTTGTAAACCTTGACTATTCAATATTCTCAATTTCAACACTTCTTATTTTGTGATTGAGTTGTTTTTATATGACTCGTGTTAACTACTGTCGTGGaggaaataaaaagagaaatattaaCATTAAAAACATTGTTAACTTATATGtctgtgagcttaactcagttggtaaggatattatatattttatgcaggggtcggggttcgaaccctggacaccctACTTCTCCACGTTTAAATGCATGAGCTCTAATCActaagctacttgacaaaaaaaaatcattaaccaGTACCAATATTACTAGTTAATACaaacatattataaaatttcTTGGAATTAAAAGGAAAGGGAGGGTAGTATTAATTACATTTATAATTGGAATAAAGttattaatattgcattgaaaattgaaatgagtaaattattttggtaattttttttcttttcaaatgacTCACTTATTTTGAAGAACGAAGGcgtaaaataaactaaaaaggaacgaatgaaataatttatgcaaaatcaTCCAACCCTCCCTTTCCCTTTCCTTTcaaagttaattattttttaaataaatgcatagtttatataaaataatggtTTAACATAAGCTTTTctaaattgaaattattcaaaTCTTATTTGCAGTCTATAGTCACAATGTATATTAAATAGTCttattttgattaataattttttatgtatagaTTCTTAAATGTAATTAAAGACGATAATATGCAAATTATTAATGGACCAAAGAACCCTAGAATGAGATTTTTGGATCTTTTCTAATTTCACTTGATGTGTTGAGTTTGAATCCAGCAATATAATAAATGCAACAACTACAAAACTCTTGATCGAGAATTTTGTCGTCCATTGAGGTCCTGCCCTGGTCAAGGAACCCGTGCGTGAATGCTACCTTGTTtagacaaaagaagaaaatcaaattattaataGAGCATCATTTTATTAGCTATAGCCAAATCTTGGATAATTATTATAGTTAAATAATACATACTTACAAAAGAACCTGAGGGatatttgatgaatttatatgaGTTGATTGAGACGACATATATACATAGTAATGGAGACAACAGAGAAAGAAGGAGCTCCCCTTCAGTCCAAGCACATATACATAGGGATCAATGCAAAACATATATCTTCCACTTCATTCATATATTGTATTAACTGATGAATGAATGAGTACTCATATAGATCCCAAATATATGCATGGGCTGAAGGAAGCCCCTTCACTCTCTTTCTCTCCCAATCTCACACTTTAACAATCTGCTCTTGTTGATGAGGGGAAGTACTGCTGTGTTTGAtcagtattattattatttaatttctgGTAGAGATATGATAATAATTAAACCAAGGTCCATTATATTTATGAGTCTATTGATCAGAAGGAAATTGTACACAACAATATGGAATTTGGTTTGTCCTATACATCAACCTGAATGAAAGAAAATCAGAATATAGTTTTCAAAAGAATAcaacctttttttattttattttatttaatgtaaTTAATTGTAGCAACTAGCAAGAccaataatattttcaaataaattttaagacACCAGAAAAATGAGAAGACCTGAACTACTAACAGAATGATGACACGAAGGTATATTAGTTTCAACATATTATTAGATATATAAAGGAAAATTGCTGGCATGAAACATCAAGTAAAGAAaacactaacttttttttttttggaatgaaGACAAAAAACACTAACTTTGTAAAACACATAGCCATACCAAATATAGAATTGTCACGGTAATCataccaaaatattttgaaaaataacaaaaaaagttattatggttatatatttatttactaaaaCTATACACCatctggtcactattataagcaaaaatcaattttgtagatccattcaataaatgatatatgtagtCTATATAATAAACCAcaacatcatttattgaatgaacctaaaaaatgaatttttgtttataatagtgatcggaagATGTATTTTGGATGATACAGAATAGAAAATAAACTTGAACCTGAGTAACTAGCTAGGACGAATTAAGAACACAAAGCTCAGAGACACATGCTGCCAGAAAACCTAAGCTGGTATGTTTTTTATGGATATCAGTGTTGTGCTAGCTCAGCAGATGAAAGAAAACGTGTCTTATAAAGAAATCAATACTGTATATAAAGACCAAAAAGTATATGATGGAGTAACGAATTAATGGCCAACAATGGAAAGGAGatacattattattaataattttatttatgctacttttattttcttttcaaaatagctGCAAAAGTCATAGACATGATGGGTCAGTGTCCCTACTTGAAAGTCAAAGACGGGAAATGCATACTAAAAAAAGGCGGGAAAGTGCAGAATATAATGAGGGGATAAATAAATTTCACTCACACTCATATTAACGTTGCTTTAACACTTTCTAATCCAAAAACTACTGCACTCCTTATATTTAAGTTTCACAGCATAACATAACATGACTATCCTACTTATAATGTTAAAATCCTTAAATGTTAACTTTCTTGTGCCTTAGGGTGCTGATTAAGGAAttcataaataacaattttgtattgaaaatgtaaatttttacttttgataaaataataattacattattttttttataaaaacttaccAGTTTTGATTGTTTAATCAGTGCCTTAGAAATAtcggttaacattttcctaaatataaatatgagacTTTTAACAAATGCAAATAAGTTTAAAGTTACCTGTTTATTCAAGGTCACATTAGTTAGTATTTTTCAAGTTAGTAAGTACATATAAGAGCAACCTATATGTATACTAGATATCAACAACTTTCcttaatcatcaatcaactttcCTTAATTCTAACAAATCATTTAAAGGGGGGTAGTGTTTGGATTCTGCAGTGCACATGATCCAAGCTGCTCTACATTGTGCTTCCTTAGCTGTTCATTATTATACATACATTTCATGGAGATCATccataaatatatgcaattgTCCTTTTCATTCCTTTCATCAAAACTGCATAAATAACCAGTAATGTTTGTCAGAGTACTACCTTACATTACACTGTCATGGTCAGTGCACGTGCATTGTGCTCCATGACAGGCTTGCATTGCAGTCCATTTTCCAAGCAACTTCAATTTCATTCCCATTTGGGATCTGATGTTTACTTACACAACTGGTTGGTTGAGGACTAGAGTCTAGAACTATTTCTTTGGCAACATTCCACTCTACCTCGCTGACACAGGGTAACTACCACACAACAGTAAGGTTGTGCTCATAACCAACCAGCAAAATTAAGGATGTGTTTCtcaagaagaaaaggaaagtatTCTACTAGTTATTATTGCTTATTTAATGAttgcctttttatttttattaattctttGTTCTAATTTTACCATAATTGCATTTATTGTACTCTCTATCTATGTAgtataatttttatcaaaatccaATAATTAATTACACCGTTAGGTTTAATACAAACTGTTGAAAAATTTAGTCACATAGTAAAATAGAAGTGTTTCTTGACAACCCATTTAGGTTGACCTAGTGGTGTGCCATAGGACTTTGGACTGTGCTCATCTCAAGGTCTCACATTCGATTCACCCGATACCAATTTCGATGGGCTAGTTCGTAACTTTAAATGAGACATCACAAGTGAACGGTGAAATTGGATCCTTCAAATTAGTCAGTCTTTGAGCCAGATACcaagttttcaaaaaaagaaaaaaagaagtgtttcttgaccaaaataaaataaaatagagaagtGTTCTCAGCAGAACTCAGAGTTTACCCATAGAGAGGGTAAAGAGACTCACAACGATGGTGGATCGGTGGAAGGAATTCTCCGTGAGTGGAGGTGGAGGCCAAAACTCAAGGAGGTGGAGATGATGGTGATAGAGGGAGTGTACTTGCAAACATTTCAACGATCAAGTCAGTGTAAGCGTGAGGTAGGTGTTAGGGTTAGAATGTGACATACCTTATTAGTTTTGTGAGGCCATGCTGATATAGCGAATGTGGTATTGGACCGATGGACGTGGCATAGAGCTTGACCCAACTCAAAAGTTTAGTCCAAATCAAGAAGGTTAAAGTGTTTATGCTTGTTGTCAAAATCCAACACAAACTTTCATGGTTGTGTCAAAAACTAGATTGAGTTCAATCTCTAATTTTTCTTTCCCCCCTCTTAGAAAGTaactaagaaaacaaataaataaaaggtaCATTATAATATACCTCAATTTTCCCCCTAATTTATCCTAAATCTTAATTAATAGTAGCATGTCCATTTTTTAGTGTAGTCAGGAGAACTAATAGTTAGATATAGGAGCTATTTGAACTGATTGCTGTGATACTAAACATGCAATTACATAACATATGGCAAAAGTAAAACTAGCTATAGTAATAAATGGACATATCAGAGAGAGGGGAGGGAGGAAGAGCTTAGAGCTCCCACCAAAAAAAGGTGAGGAGTAAAGTCATATATGCAAAGATGAATGTGGCACTTTAGGTGGGCAGGGCCAAGGAGTCAAAAGTTTCATTGATGAAATGTGGGAAAGGAAGGATAAGCAGTGAAAATGTGATCTCCCACAATGACACAGTGGGGAGCAGCAGTCAGACCACTAATGGACCACATAAGATATGGATTTGCAAATGTTTAATCTTCTGCTCATTTTGGTTTAGATTTTAATTCCAAGATAATGTTTGAGTTTTGAGTACTGCTTTTGCTTAATCATGTACTTCATGGTTGCTGGTACCTTAGCATGGATAGTCATATCTATACTTATGTTGACCCTGTAGAAAGTTAGAAGAATTGCCTCTAATCCACTTATGACCCCAAACTCGAATAGAAGGTATGTCCCCAATAAACTATAGTAGGTGTCATTAATCTCTATTAATTGAGAGCTTCAAATACTTCACTAAATGCTATCATCATAAATATCAACACTTAGTGTGGACCACTTTGATCGGTGGTctctaataaatatcaacactTGAAAATCATCGTAAGTTCCAACAACTTCTAATACCCGTTGAAAGTAGAATTTCATGGTTCTTGTTCTAATGAGTAAAACAATGTTCTAATTAATACTCCcttcgtttttaaatataaacaaaaatgaatttttaggttcattcatttaataatatatgtgaTACATATTAttaaccacatacatcattaaatgaatgaacctaaaaagtcaattttacttatatcaattttaaaaaaaaaaaatatataaaaacggtagcgttaacttgtgcccttatagcacatgttaagaaaccaaaaagaagaaatattctctaaattttgtgcattcaattcattaaaaacttaaaattaaatgtaatgcACACATTCCCATAAATTACTTTTATATTCGATGcattaacttgtgccttaagggcaaaagttaacattttccatataaaaaagggaaatgttaaccggtgccccgagacacttgttaaggaaacaaatttagtactccctccgtttcaaaatgagtgtcactttagccaaaaaaaaattatttcaaaatcaatgtcaCTTTAATTATCagtacaactttaatttttttcttccaacttttctctcacataattttcaatgcaactttaaatttttttatgaagtaagggtaatttagtaaaagtattatgtctaatgattatttcattacATTCCTTAATATGCGTGCAATTGGCTAaaatgacactcattttgaaacggatggagtaatatTTTCATTGATAGTTGTATAATCAATACATTAAAAACTCAAAAAGTGTCTTTTTTAacttacaattttttcttttagcttccttaaccattgcccctGACCCAATGAGTACTTTAATACTCAACTCATATTTATCTCTCCATGTTTTTGTCAAACAGACATTAATTTCGTTAGGGGTATATAAAGGATAGGTTAAGTTGGGTTGCATTTGACTGAAACCGATCTTAAGCCAAGTTATGCCTATTTTTAGACAAGAAATTAATCTTAAATTTAATCAAACTCGATGAGGTAGGTGACAATTAAGACGGGACAATATCAAGAAAATATGAGGTTGGTCATAAGACAAGTCATCAATACATAagcatttaaaacaaaaaaagaattaaccgtcaaattttttttaatcacatgTCAACAACATAATTCCAAGAATAGCAAATTTtcactaacttttttttgttggtggcCGGAGTTTGAAACATTGTCAatgccaactgagctaagctccaCAAGGACGTAAATTTTCACTAACTATATAACAGTAGCACAATTCCGGAAATCACAAATAATTATATGACAAGATTAATATTAATTCCAGTGGTTATGTAATGTTCCAATAGCTTAAATTAAATGTTCCATACAGCTGGAAAAAGTTAGCAAACTCCAGAATCTAGTATTATAAGATTTCTAAAGAAATAGAAGTTCCACAAAATGAACAAATAGAGAAAATTAGCAAATGAGAGATGTAACTCTGTGACCCTAatcaaaattacattaaaaaggAGTCAAAGTATTCACATAGTAGTATGAAACCAATAGAACGTTGCACAAAGAGTCAAAGTAAATTGcctttgttttcaaattaaattggAACGAAAGGAATAACCAGAATCCGGTTCCTGTTTGAGTTGTGTCCTTGTCTtatctcatatttttgtcccatTTTTATTTGACAGGGTCCACCCATTGTGTTCGGACCAGTACAGGTAGTAAGAAAGAAACCCCTAAATCAATTCACCACCTCACGAAATACATCAGCcattgttgatattttgaatGATAACTGAATTGACAATGAAAGTGGTCCACCATAAACCCACTTTTTAGATATAAATCCCAAATATACACTTTAAAAGCCTTGATGGTTATCACAATTGTTATCATGGATCGTCTCATAAAGCATAATGACTGTAGATAACAATATGTCATTATCATCATGAGGTGAGGGgtgaatgaatattttgaaCAAGTATGTCTATAATGTATATCAGACCTCCTTgcatttttaatgaaaaagaaaaaaaataaagggtaGAAGAAAACGAAAGAAAACTTTGATTGAATTgccataaatttatttttattttttatttccttcaatCTCGAATTCATAGAATCCATCCATTATTACTAAACATTTGGAAGGAAGATTTTACTTTTTAGCGCAATAATGCGATATCAACAGAACTGATAAAACAAACTTGTTGATCCGTCTCCGAAGGTCCGCAGATGAGCCGGTACTACCAATGTCCTGCACATCGGGCAAGTACATTCTCTCTCAAACCTGGAAAAACGAATTGGTAAAGACATGTTATGAAAAGATTATTTTGAACAATCTGAATAATTATTCTATAATATAAAGATCCCTAAGACCATTTGTGACGAGGTTGATAAAATTCAGCGTGGTTTCGTGTCTGCCTAAAATTGATGGAGGTCTTGGACTTCGACAAGCTCGTAATATGAATGAGGCTTTTCTCATGAAGATTCTGTGGAACCTGATTAACAATCCGGACAACCTTTGGGGTAAAGTCCTTCATAGCAAATACGGGCGTGGGAAAGATCTCACTGCCAATATTAGTGTGCAGCCTTATGATTCACCCCTTTGGAAAGCTTTAGCAGGCATTTGGGATGATTTTAAGCGTCATGTGGTTTGGAAAATTGGAGATGGTCGTAGTACTAACTTTTGGTTAGATAAATGGTCTCCTAATAATGGATCACTTCTATCCATAAGCAATCAGGACTACATAGATATTACTCTTACTGTTAGAGATGTTCTTACTCCTTCAGGAGATTGGGATATTGATTTCCTTATGAACAACTTGCCAGATTACACTGTTAGTAGGGTTCTTGCTCTCCCGGCTCCTACAGATGAGGATGGTCCTGATACTATTGGGTGGAGTGGAACCAATACCCACCAGTTCACAATTCAAAGTGCTTATTCTCTGCAACATCAGAATTGTCCAACGGTGGAGGGTGACTGGAAGATTCTTTGGAAGTGGCACGGCCCACATCGCGTTCAAACTTTTATTTGGTTGGCTATTCATGGGCGAATCCTTACTAATTTGCGAAGAGGTAGATGAGGTGTTGGGATTTCCCTTGCTTGCCCATGTTGTGGGAATGATGATGAAACTGTCCTTCATGTGCTTCGTGATTGCATTCATGCAACTCAGGTATGGCTTCATATTGTTCCTTCCGACTTTATAACTAACTTCTTTTCCTTTGATTGTAGGGATTGGTTCTCCAATAACCTTAAGAGAAAAATGGTTGGGATAAGCACATCTAGATGGCAGACCACCTTTATGACTACGTGTTGGTATTTGTGGAAATGGAGGAACAAGACTATCTTTGAAGCGGATTTCCAAAGGCCGAATAATCCAAATATACTAATCCAAACATTCGTTAGAGATATTGAAGACTACAACTTGGAGCACTTTCATAGAGGGCCTAAGGTGACGCACACTATCTACATAGGATGGAAACGACCTCAGGAAGGTTGGATCAAGCTCAACAGCGACGGTGCCTGCAAGGATATGGGTCATATTTCCGGTTGTGGTGGTATTTTTCGCGATGCAGATGGTAAATGGATTAAAGGCTACACTAAGAAGATTGGAGCTTGTGATGTCTTACATGCTGAGATGTGGGGGTTGTATTTGGGTATAGAGATGGCTTGGAGGGAGCATTTTGATCATCTTATTGTGGAAAGTGACTCGAAGATATTGATCGACATGATTTCTAACAAGTTCAAGTTTAATGGGAATATGCCTATTTTAGTTCATCGTATCAGGAAGCTGCTGAGAATGGATTGGCATGTGCAAATCAACCATACTTGGCGTGAAGGAAATAGAAGTGCCGATTGGCTTGCTAATTTTAGCATTTATGtgaatcatttgaatttgattattttggAGACTCCTCCTATTGAGCTTCGAAAGCTCATGTTTGATGATATTTCCGGGGCTTGCACGCCTAGGAATGTGCGGTTAATTTCGTAGTTTCTTTTCTCCTGGGCtttgccctcttttgtaccaaaaaaaaaagaaaaaaaaggaaggttAATGAAATCAAAACCTTGCCATAGACTCAAAGTTCTAAAGTCTGAGGAAATCACAACTTCTGGTCATTAGGTGCAAAGGGAGAgtgctatttattaaaaatttattaatgcAGATAGGAACACATTTTAATGCAGATAGGGGCCATGCATATCTCCTTCCCTAGTATCCTATTCTCATGCTCCATGCAATTATTAGCCAAACTTAACAATGCAACACTTAGATAATAATGAAAAGCATACAGGAAACTATCAAGAGGCAGGATCCAAGTCTAATAAATAGTCTGAGGATGCATGACAAGCAAGGGTTTCAGCTTTAATTAGTAAATTATCACAAGTTATTTATGCAAACCATTTTCATGTCCTGAATTTATTAACAGACCACTGCAATATCTAGCAAAGATATGCCAAATTTTAGATGTGACGGAGATGTAAACCTAAAATAATTATGTGGACAGCCATTCTGATAATTAATTGAGGCAATTTAGGGAATATGCCCTAGATTGAAGGCGTCCAACCCAAATAATTATCTGTTACTTTTATAAACCTATAGTTTATTTGTCTTAAATAAGCAGTaagttttcaatttaaaatgtctAACATGCAATAAAACTACGAACTAACCATTCAGATACACACTCCTCGCAGAACATGTGTCCACAGCGAACCAGGATAGGAACATGCATCTTCTCTTGGCATATAGTGCACAGATCACCAGCAGCACTTACCTGCATTTAGATACTCAACTTAGAACCGCCGGTAAAAAGACTAGTGAAAAAAGTCTTCCATTATACAAATATTAGTATATAAAGAATAACAGCATTAAATAACAAAAGGGAGGtcaataacaaacaaataatacaGAATAAAGCCGCATTGATGTCAAAGACCTCCAGCTCTTCCACATTATCCAAgcacttaagaaaataaaagaaaaccacAATCCAACAAAGCAATGTAAAAGCAAGAACCGTCCCAAGTAGGATGCTTGAATGGTTAGTTGAGGGAAGTTGAAGGAGTTCCAATTAGGAAGTCGTTCAAACCTTAAAAACTAATGTAACCACTGTTTACAAACACTAACACTCGActgataaaaaatgttaaagagtttcacattggatgagatatcAGATATGAtctaaaaatgtgtttataagtggtggGTAGTCATCATCTTACAAGTCGATTTTGTAAGAATGAGTTAGCCCCATCCCAAATTCTAAGATGGCATCACAGCCTATCCAAGATCTATTGGGCCACATGCTATCAGATCATCGCTATCGAGCCATTAGGGTCATGCACCAGATGCCCAGTCCTAGGTGTCAGTGAGCGTGTTAAGTGTCCCACATTGGGTGAGATATGACCTGCAAATGTTTATAAGTGGTGGGTAGTCCCATCACCTTACAGGCCGGTTTTGTAAAGGCTTGAATTTTTAGCTTTTCTCCTTAATTTGACACAATTAAATGCAAACAAGGCATGCCACAAAGATCTTCCCTCCTTACTTCTAAAATCTCTATAAGCTGACTCGGCAGAATTTGCTCCAAATTTGAAGCAAGGGTCAGGAATCTCGGAAGATCACAAAAAGCTTAATCTACATATACAAACAAGGGCAACATAC
It encodes:
- the LOC25489800 gene encoding quinone oxidoreductase-like protein 2 homolog, with the protein product MEALLCRKLGDPTVSVEDENSPIIISKNHPIPQLDSPTSVRVRIKATSLNFANYLQILGKYQEKPHLPFIPGSDFSGIVDSVGSNVTNFRVGDPVCSFAALGSYAQYLVVDQTQLFRVPEGCDLVAAGALAVAFGTSHVGLVHRAQLKSGQVLLVLGAAGGVGLAAVQIGKACGAIVIAVARGAEKVQLLKSMGVDHVVDLGNENVTESVKEFLKVKRLKGIDVLYDPVGGKLMKESLRLLKWGANILIIGFASGEIPVIPANIALVKNWTVHGLYWGSYKIHRPAVLEDSLKELLSWLAKGLISVHISHSYGLSEANLAFTAIRDRKAIGKVMIVFDEKITRSKL